In Mycobacterium gallinarum, a single window of DNA contains:
- a CDS encoding NAD(P)H-dependent amine dehydrogenase family protein: MSANRKPVRVFQVATGNVGSEMIKRIADRPDLELIGVHCYSPEKVGKDAGELAGLAPNGVIATGSIEEIIAAKPDVLTFHGVFPDEDLYVKILEAGINIVTTADWITGWHRDTNHPHPSGKPVSQLLREACEKGGSTFYGTGMNPGLNQILGVVCSADVAEIENVTTIESVDVSCHHSKDTWIEVGYGLPVGDPSIPGKLEKYTRVFADSVLMMADCFDLTLDEVKFSFELGACTKDVDLGWYVLPKGSLGGNYIKYQGIVDGVPRVETHLEWQMTPHTDPSWDIKGCYITQIKGDPCVYNKHMIFPKPGVDLSDPTNFASIGMTVTGMPALSAITSVVDAPPGLLTSADLPLRGFAGRFKL; this comes from the coding sequence TTGAGTGCAAATCGTAAGCCGGTCCGCGTGTTCCAGGTCGCGACGGGCAACGTCGGCAGCGAGATGATCAAGCGGATCGCCGACCGGCCCGACCTCGAACTGATCGGTGTGCACTGCTACTCGCCGGAAAAGGTCGGAAAGGACGCCGGCGAGCTCGCCGGGCTGGCGCCCAACGGGGTGATCGCGACCGGGTCGATCGAGGAGATCATCGCCGCCAAGCCCGATGTCCTGACCTTCCACGGCGTCTTCCCCGACGAGGACCTCTACGTCAAGATCCTCGAGGCCGGCATCAACATCGTCACCACCGCGGACTGGATCACCGGCTGGCATCGCGACACCAACCATCCGCATCCGTCGGGTAAGCCTGTCTCGCAACTGCTTCGGGAGGCATGTGAGAAGGGCGGCTCCACCTTTTACGGCACCGGGATGAATCCGGGCCTGAACCAGATCCTGGGAGTCGTGTGCTCCGCCGACGTCGCCGAGATCGAGAACGTCACCACGATCGAGTCGGTCGACGTGTCGTGTCACCACTCGAAGGACACCTGGATCGAGGTCGGATACGGCCTGCCCGTGGGCGATCCGAGCATTCCTGGCAAGTTGGAGAAGTACACCCGCGTTTTCGCGGACAGTGTGCTGATGATGGCCGACTGCTTTGATCTGACACTCGACGAGGTCAAGTTCAGCTTCGAGCTCGGGGCGTGCACCAAGGATGTCGATCTAGGCTGGTACGTGCTGCCGAAGGGTTCGCTCGGCGGCAACTACATCAAGTATCAGGGCATCGTCGACGGCGTGCCCAGAGTCGAGACGCATCTGGAGTGGCAGATGACTCCGCATACGGACCCGAGCTGGGATATCAAGGGCTGCTACATCACACAGATCAAGGGCGATCCGTGTGTGTACAACAAGCACATGATCTTTCCGAAGCCCGGAGTCGACCTGTCCGATCCGACGAACTTCGCGTCGATCGGTATGACGGTGACCGGAATGCCCGCTTTGAGTGCGATCACGTCGGTGGTCGATGCGCCGCCCGGGCTGCTGACGAGCGCCGATCTCCCGTTGCGTGGGTTCGCGGGTCGCTTCAAGCTATAG
- a CDS encoding cytochrome P450, translated as MTVPDGRLGLALFDDEFIQDPYPLYARMHAAGPVHRIGDSAFHAVCTWDAINEAIGRPEDFSSNLTATMTYENGKVGQFAFSELGSELQALATADDPAHAAHRKLLLPQLAARRIKAVEEYVREIEARLWQEHVRDGRVEWMSAMANRLPMMIVTRLIGVPDVDSEQLMRWGYAGTKTVEGLVSQDELAEAGMAVMELAVYINEHFLAAADDPEDNLLGDLATARAAGDLTDATALNIMATLFSAGGESTASLIGSAAHVLASRPDVQREVRENPNALSAFLEEVLRFEPPFRGHYRHVVKDTSLCGVDLPAGSRLVLLWGAANRDPSHFPDANDFRLDRPSGKGHITFGKGAHFCVGAALARLEARIVISQLLDRTTWIEAADTGRWLPSLLVRRLERLELAVAIA; from the coding sequence ATGACTGTGCCCGACGGCCGACTCGGTCTCGCGTTGTTCGATGACGAGTTCATCCAGGATCCCTATCCGCTGTACGCCCGCATGCACGCCGCCGGGCCGGTCCACCGCATCGGGGACTCCGCGTTCCACGCGGTGTGCACCTGGGATGCGATCAACGAGGCCATCGGCCGACCCGAGGACTTCTCCTCGAACCTCACCGCAACCATGACATACGAGAACGGCAAGGTCGGCCAATTCGCGTTCAGCGAGCTCGGCAGCGAGTTGCAGGCATTGGCGACAGCGGATGACCCCGCGCATGCTGCGCATCGCAAGTTGCTGCTGCCACAGCTCGCCGCACGGCGAATCAAAGCAGTCGAAGAGTATGTCCGCGAGATCGAAGCCCGACTGTGGCAGGAGCATGTCCGCGACGGACGCGTCGAGTGGATGTCGGCGATGGCGAACCGTCTGCCGATGATGATCGTGACGCGTCTCATCGGTGTACCCGACGTGGACAGCGAACAGCTGATGCGTTGGGGCTACGCAGGCACGAAGACGGTGGAAGGCCTTGTGAGCCAAGATGAGCTCGCCGAAGCCGGAATGGCAGTCATGGAGCTCGCCGTCTATATCAACGAACATTTTCTGGCCGCTGCCGACGATCCTGAGGACAACCTGCTCGGCGATCTCGCAACCGCCCGTGCCGCAGGGGATTTGACGGACGCCACTGCACTGAACATCATGGCCACGCTATTCAGTGCAGGCGGTGAATCGACGGCATCGCTGATCGGATCTGCCGCGCATGTGCTGGCTTCTCGGCCCGACGTGCAGCGCGAGGTTCGCGAAAATCCAAATGCACTGTCGGCGTTCTTGGAAGAAGTGCTTCGGTTCGAGCCGCCATTCCGGGGGCACTACCGCCATGTCGTCAAAGACACCAGCTTGTGTGGGGTCGATCTGCCCGCCGGCTCCCGCCTCGTGCTGCTGTGGGGCGCGGCCAACCGCGACCCCTCACATTTCCCCGACGCCAATGACTTCCGGCTCGACCGCCCCAGCGGGAAGGGACATATCACCTTCGGTAAGGGAGCCCATTTCTGCGTCGGGGCGGCACTCGCGAGGCTGGAAGCCAGGATTGTCATCAGCCAACTCCTCGACCGCACGACGTGGATCGAGGCGGCGGACACTGGCCGATGGCTGCCGAGCCTGCTGGTGCGGCGGCTCGAGCGACTCGAGTTGGCTGTCGCTATAGCTTGA
- a CDS encoding TetR/AcrR family transcriptional regulator, with amino-acid sequence MPRNDWLVGDRRSAAAERIYDAATELIARDGLDAFDVDVLAARVHCSRATIYRHAGGKGEIREAVLLRSAASVVETVGKAVDGLSGADRIARAIAVALKQIRSHPLRESMVDSLRSGRGMTWLAESPVVAGFATDLNGLTEDDRDAAQWILRVVLSMLCWPVDDVDAERRVVERFVLPAFADSAEQ; translated from the coding sequence ATGCCTCGCAACGACTGGCTGGTCGGTGATCGGCGATCGGCGGCCGCCGAACGCATTTACGACGCGGCGACCGAGCTCATAGCGCGTGACGGGCTGGACGCTTTCGATGTCGACGTCTTGGCCGCGCGCGTGCACTGTTCCCGGGCAACGATCTATCGCCATGCGGGCGGAAAGGGGGAAATACGCGAAGCAGTGCTGCTGCGTTCTGCGGCAAGCGTCGTCGAGACGGTGGGGAAGGCGGTCGACGGGCTGTCCGGGGCTGACCGGATCGCTAGGGCAATCGCGGTGGCGCTCAAACAGATTCGTTCCCATCCGCTTCGTGAGTCGATGGTCGATTCGCTTCGAAGTGGACGGGGGATGACATGGCTGGCCGAATCTCCTGTCGTGGCCGGGTTCGCGACCGACCTGAATGGACTTACTGAAGACGACCGGGACGCTGCGCAGTGGATCCTGCGGGTCGTGTTGTCGATGCTCTGCTGGCCTGTCGACGATGTCGACGCCGAGCGCCGTGTCGTCGAGCGTTTCGTCTTGCCCGCCTTCGCCGATAGCGCTGAGCAGTAG